Proteins from one Dendropsophus ebraccatus isolate aDenEbr1 unplaced genomic scaffold, aDenEbr1.pat pat_scaffold_719_ctg1, whole genome shotgun sequence genomic window:
- the LOC138779368 gene encoding collagen alpha-1(VII) chain-like, translated as GAIDFARNYLFTPAYGRRRNVPGVLVVLADTPSTDDVLQAANAIKTSGIRVLAVGTNEADQEQLRRIVSGQNDRNVFYTSESANMNSLVDPLAEAICTVTQAEERCTVQCPPGEKGQRGDTGSAGRPGSDGTPGGPGRPGPPGPQGPVGPRGPPGEGTASRGPKGETGEPGADGLPGTPGRPGNPGTPGTLGSKGAQGERGETGERGPAGPVGPKGERGLPVSLSARQKKSSIAHL; from the exons GTGGTGCCATAGATTTTGCAAGGAACTATTTATTCACTCCAGCCTACGGCAGAAGAAGGAATGTTCCCGGTGTTCTGGTAGTCCTTGCAGATACTCCATCAACAGATGATGTTCTCCAGGCAGCAAATGCCATCAAAACTTCAG GTATTCGGGTTTTAGCAGTGGGAACAAATGAAGCTGACCAGGAACAGCTACGTAGAATAGTCTCTGGTCAGAATGACCGAAACGTCTTCTATACCTCGGAATCTGCAAACATGAACAGCCTCGTGGATCCTTTAGCAGAGGCAATATGTACTGTTACCCAAGCTGAA GAGCGTTGTACAGTGCAGTGCCCACCG GGTGAGAAAGGTCAGAGAGGAGACACA GGAAGTGCCGGCCGTCCAGGGTCAGATGGAACACCCGGAGGCCCA GGTCGACCAGGTCCTCCTGGTCCACAGGGGCCAGTTGGTCCCCGTGGCCCACCTGGAGAGGGTACAGCCTCAAGAGGACCAAAGGGAGAAACT GGGGAGCCGGGAGCTGATGGTCTCCCAGGAACGCCCGGTCGCCCTGGTAATCCTGGCACACCTGGCACCCTG GGAAGTAAAGGAGctcagggagagagaggggaaaCA GGGGAACGCGGACCTGCAGGTCCAGTTGGTCCAAAAGGAGAGAGAGGATTGCCAGTAAGTTTAAGTGCCagacaaaaaaaatcttccaTTGCACACttgtaa